In Lysobacter firmicutimachus, one genomic interval encodes:
- a CDS encoding peptidoglycan D,D-transpeptidase FtsI family protein: MREERGRGGAKPRSRTAQFNLRNRLILVGGTLGLCAVALVVRALDLQVISNDFYRQQGDARSLREIPIPTSRGMITDRNGEPLAVSTPVESIWGNPKELAKNPARLPELAKALGVTPDELTRKLAQRAGKEFMYLKRRINPDEARKILAHKIPGVFSQREFRRFYPQGEAMAHVLGYTNIDDRGQEGLELAFDHELRGKPGTKRVIRDGAGRIVENVDLVRSAEPGKDITLTLDRRIQYLTYRELRRALTDTGASSASAVVLDIETGEVLAMANLPTYNPNLPGAGNRDTHRNRAITDVVEPGSTMKPITVAAALAAGTVKPTTLVNTSPGWMPNGRYRITDTHNNGVLTVTGVITKSSNIGAAKLALPLPNDYYYKFIHNFGYGSKPGSGFPGESSGLLAPPSRWSGTTKATMSYGYGLSATPLQIAMAYAAMANGGQLIQPTFVKGQRNEPRQVLEPAVAGEIMRMMQTVTEPGGTAKQAAILGYHVAGKTGTTRKFSATGGYSRKYVSLFAGVVPVEKPRFSMVVVVSEPDPTKRGYYGGSVSGPVFRNVMDGALRLMDVAPDDIETWLAVQAAAEAKRAKQNGGKPAGPVLPAATAAAPPPIAAGALAQGGAR; this comes from the coding sequence ATGCGCGAAGAGCGCGGCCGCGGCGGCGCCAAGCCGCGCAGCCGCACGGCCCAGTTCAACCTGCGCAATCGCCTGATCCTGGTCGGCGGCACGCTCGGCCTGTGCGCGGTGGCGCTGGTGGTGCGCGCGCTGGACCTGCAGGTGATCAGCAACGATTTCTATCGCCAGCAGGGCGACGCGCGCTCGCTGCGCGAAATCCCGATCCCGACCTCGCGCGGCATGATCACCGACCGCAACGGCGAGCCGCTGGCGGTGTCGACGCCGGTCGAGTCGATCTGGGGCAATCCCAAGGAGCTGGCCAAGAACCCGGCGCGCCTGCCGGAGTTGGCCAAGGCGCTGGGCGTGACGCCGGACGAGCTGACCCGCAAGCTGGCCCAGCGCGCCGGCAAGGAATTCATGTACCTCAAGCGCCGGATCAATCCGGACGAGGCGCGCAAGATCCTCGCCCACAAGATTCCGGGGGTGTTCTCGCAGCGCGAGTTCCGCCGCTTCTACCCGCAGGGCGAAGCGATGGCGCATGTGCTGGGCTACACCAACATCGACGACCGCGGCCAGGAAGGCCTGGAACTGGCGTTCGATCACGAGCTGCGCGGCAAGCCCGGCACCAAGCGGGTGATCCGCGACGGCGCCGGCCGCATCGTCGAGAACGTCGACCTGGTGCGCAGCGCCGAGCCGGGCAAGGACATCACCCTGACGCTGGACCGCCGCATCCAGTACCTGACCTATCGCGAGCTGCGCCGCGCGCTGACCGACACCGGTGCGTCCAGCGCCTCGGCGGTGGTGCTGGACATCGAGACCGGCGAAGTGCTGGCGATGGCCAATCTGCCCACCTACAACCCGAACCTGCCGGGCGCGGGCAACCGCGATACCCATCGCAACCGCGCCATCACCGACGTGGTCGAGCCGGGTTCGACGATGAAGCCGATCACCGTCGCCGCCGCGCTCGCCGCCGGCACGGTCAAGCCCACGACCCTGGTCAACACCTCGCCGGGCTGGATGCCGAACGGCCGCTACCGCATCACCGACACCCACAACAACGGCGTGCTGACCGTCACCGGGGTGATCACCAAGAGCTCCAACATCGGCGCGGCCAAGCTCGCCTTGCCGCTGCCGAACGACTACTACTACAAGTTCATCCACAACTTCGGCTACGGCAGCAAGCCGGGCAGCGGCTTCCCGGGCGAGTCTTCGGGCCTGCTCGCGCCGCCGTCGCGCTGGAGCGGCACCACCAAGGCGACCATGTCCTACGGCTACGGTCTGTCGGCGACGCCGTTGCAGATCGCCATGGCCTACGCGGCGATGGCCAACGGCGGCCAGCTGATCCAGCCGACCTTCGTCAAGGGCCAGCGCAACGAGCCGCGCCAGGTGCTCGAGCCGGCCGTGGCCGGCGAGATCATGCGCATGATGCAGACCGTGACCGAGCCGGGCGGCACCGCCAAGCAGGCGGCGATCCTGGGCTATCACGTCGCCGGCAAGACCGGCACCACGCGCAAGTTCAGCGCCACCGGCGGCTACTCGCGCAAGTACGTGTCGCTGTTCGCCGGCGTCGTGCCGGTGGAGAAGCCGCGCTTCTCGATGGTGGTGGTGGTCAGCGAGCCCGATCCGACCAAGCGCGGCTACTACGGCGGCTCGGTGTCCGGGCCGGTGTTCCGCAACGTCATGGACGGCGCGCTGCGCCTGATGGACGTGGCGCCGGACGACATCGAAACCTGGCTGGCGGTACAGGCCGCGGCCGAGGCCAAGCGGGCAAAACAAAACGGCGGCAAGCCGGCCGGTCCGGTGTTGCCGGCGGCGACCGCCGCCGCGCCGCCGCCGATCGCGGCCGGTGCGCTGGCCCAGGGAGGCGCGCGATGA
- a CDS encoding UDP-N-acetylmuramoyl-L-alanyl-D-glutamate--2,6-diaminopimelate ligase codes for MNRSLPLAELLPDIAGIPGDLRITGLVMDSRAVRPGNAFVAIAGFGAHGLGFVEQARANGASAILFEPPAPAELPAPADAIAVPGLRARLGEMGDRFHGRATAAMRVVGVTGTNGKTSTVQLIAQAWHLRGIACGTVGTLGAGLYGRIVPTGFTTPLVLQLHELLADMHEAGAQAIAMEVSSHALDQGRVAGVHFDVGVFTNLTRDHLDYHGDMASYGAAKARLFAWPGLKAAAINLDDEFGRELIASLPKGVRALGLSSRGRAGAALRAERLNFDSRGIGFDLIVDGQSHAVASPLLGRFNVDNLLAVAGALYALDETPAQIAATLSQLQPIHGRMNRLGGDGALPLVVIDYAHTPDALEQALASLRAHANARLICVFGCGGDRDRGKRPQMAAIAEHGADLVVVTDDNPRGEDGDAIVADIVAGLRDPQRAIVQRDRRAAIEHAIGEAGPDDIVLVAGKGHEPYQEIHGVRHPFDDTQVARAALEAKA; via the coding sequence ATGAACCGCAGCCTGCCCCTGGCCGAACTGCTGCCCGACATCGCCGGCATCCCCGGCGATCTGCGCATCACCGGGCTGGTGATGGACAGCCGCGCGGTGCGTCCGGGCAACGCCTTCGTCGCCATCGCCGGCTTCGGCGCGCATGGGCTCGGCTTCGTCGAGCAGGCGCGCGCCAACGGCGCGAGCGCGATCCTGTTCGAGCCGCCGGCGCCCGCCGAGTTGCCGGCGCCGGCCGACGCCATCGCCGTACCCGGCCTGCGCGCGCGCCTGGGCGAGATGGGCGACCGTTTCCACGGCCGCGCCACCGCGGCGATGCGGGTGGTCGGCGTGACCGGCACCAACGGCAAGACCTCGACCGTGCAGCTGATCGCTCAGGCCTGGCACTTGCGCGGCATCGCCTGCGGCACCGTCGGTACCCTCGGCGCCGGCCTGTACGGCCGGATCGTGCCGACCGGCTTCACCACTCCGCTGGTGCTGCAGTTGCACGAACTGCTGGCCGACATGCACGAGGCCGGCGCGCAGGCGATCGCGATGGAAGTCAGCTCGCACGCGCTCGACCAGGGGCGCGTCGCCGGCGTGCATTTCGACGTCGGCGTGTTCACCAACCTCACCCGCGACCATCTGGATTACCACGGCGACATGGCCAGCTACGGCGCGGCCAAGGCGCGCTTGTTCGCGTGGCCGGGGCTGAAGGCGGCGGCGATCAATCTCGACGACGAGTTCGGCCGCGAACTGATCGCGTCGCTGCCCAAGGGCGTGCGCGCGCTCGGGCTGAGCTCGCGCGGCCGCGCCGGCGCGGCGCTGCGCGCGGAGCGGCTGAACTTCGACAGCCGCGGCATCGGCTTCGACCTGATCGTCGACGGCCAGAGCCACGCGGTGGCTTCGCCGCTGCTCGGCCGTTTCAACGTCGACAATCTGCTCGCGGTGGCCGGCGCGTTGTACGCATTGGACGAGACCCCGGCGCAGATCGCCGCGACCTTGTCGCAGCTGCAGCCGATCCACGGCCGCATGAACCGGCTCGGCGGCGACGGCGCCTTGCCGCTGGTGGTGATCGACTACGCACACACCCCGGACGCGCTGGAGCAGGCCCTGGCCTCGCTGCGCGCCCATGCCAATGCGCGGCTGATCTGCGTGTTCGGCTGCGGCGGCGACCGCGACCGCGGCAAGCGCCCGCAGATGGCGGCGATCGCCGAGCACGGCGCCGACCTGGTGGTGGTCACCGACGACAACCCGCGCGGCGAAGACGGCGACGCGATCGTCGCCGATATCGTCGCCGGCCTGCGCGACCCGCAGCGTGCGATCGTGCAGCGCGACCGTCGCGCCGCGATCGAGCATGCCATCGGCGAGGCCGGTCCCGACGACATCGTGCTGGTGGCCGGCAAGGGCCACGAGCCTTATCAGGAAATCCACGGCGTGCGCCATCCCTTCGACGACACCCAAGTCGCCCGGGCGGCGTTGGAGGCCAAGGCATGA
- a CDS encoding UDP-N-acetylmuramoyl-tripeptide--D-alanyl-D-alanine ligase, with the protein MKRLRLSEIARMTGGRLVGDDVVVDAVVTDTRALPASGAALFVALKGERFDGHDHLSKLAGSAAVAALVSRETGAALPQVLVADTERALAAFAAAVQAQRAGNIVVAITGSNGKTSVKTLTQSILERAGRTYATPGNRNNEIGLPLAVLDAPEDARYSVYEMGAGKPGDIAYLVNIAQPQVSLVNNIAPAHLERMGSLLGIADTKAAIYDALPADGFAAVNADDAFAPYFEQRAAGRRVVRFGLDASAEITARDVRLGTEGSSFVLVTPMGEAPIALKLVGRHNVRNALAAASLAFGAGVPLAQIAEGLNAAQPVDGRLITHRLDNGAVLIDDSYNANPGSTAAAIDTLAEMGGQNWLVFGAMREIGHEEIAMHAEIGRRAKAAGLRRLYALGPLPAAAAEAFGEGAQVFDSHDALAAALAAELGDGVRVLVKGSHSSAMDKIVTALLSAQKPKQGEGTTHVA; encoded by the coding sequence ATGAAGCGCCTGCGGCTGAGCGAAATCGCGCGCATGACCGGCGGCCGCCTGGTCGGCGACGACGTCGTAGTCGACGCGGTCGTCACCGACACCCGCGCCTTGCCGGCGTCGGGTGCGGCGCTGTTCGTCGCGCTCAAGGGCGAACGTTTCGACGGCCACGATCATCTGTCCAAGCTGGCCGGCAGCGCCGCGGTCGCGGCGCTGGTGTCGCGCGAGACCGGCGCGGCCCTGCCGCAGGTGTTGGTCGCCGACACCGAGCGCGCCCTGGCCGCGTTCGCGGCCGCGGTGCAGGCCCAGCGCGCCGGCAACATCGTGGTCGCGATCACCGGCAGCAACGGCAAGACCAGCGTCAAGACCCTGACCCAGTCGATCCTCGAGCGCGCCGGCCGCACCTACGCGACCCCGGGCAACCGCAACAACGAGATCGGCCTGCCGCTGGCGGTGCTGGACGCGCCGGAAGACGCGCGTTATTCGGTCTACGAGATGGGCGCCGGCAAGCCGGGCGACATCGCCTACCTGGTGAATATCGCCCAGCCGCAGGTCTCCCTGGTCAACAACATCGCTCCCGCGCATCTGGAGCGCATGGGCAGCCTGCTGGGGATCGCCGACACCAAGGCGGCGATCTACGACGCGTTGCCGGCCGACGGCTTCGCCGCGGTCAACGCCGACGACGCGTTCGCGCCTTATTTCGAACAGCGTGCGGCGGGCCGCCGCGTGGTCCGCTTCGGCCTGGACGCCAGCGCCGAAATCACCGCGCGCGACGTGCGGCTCGGTACCGAAGGTTCAAGCTTCGTGCTCGTCACCCCGATGGGCGAGGCGCCGATCGCGCTGAAGCTGGTCGGCCGCCACAACGTGCGCAACGCCCTGGCCGCCGCATCGCTGGCGTTCGGCGCCGGCGTGCCGCTGGCGCAGATCGCCGAGGGCCTCAACGCCGCTCAGCCGGTCGACGGCCGCCTGATCACCCATCGCCTGGACAACGGCGCGGTGCTGATCGACGACAGCTACAACGCCAACCCGGGTTCGACCGCCGCGGCGATCGACACGCTGGCCGAGATGGGCGGGCAGAACTGGCTGGTGTTCGGCGCGATGCGCGAGATTGGCCATGAAGAGATCGCCATGCACGCGGAGATCGGCCGCCGCGCCAAGGCCGCCGGCCTGCGCCGGCTGTACGCGCTGGGGCCGTTGCCGGCCGCCGCGGCGGAAGCCTTCGGCGAAGGCGCGCAGGTGTTCGACAGCCACGACGCGCTGGCCGCGGCGCTGGCCGCCGAGCTCGGCGACGGCGTGCGGGTGTTGGTGAAAGGCTCGCACAGCAGTGCGATGGACAAGATCGTGACGGCGTTGCTGTCCGCACAGAAGCCCAAGCAAGGGGAGGGCACGACGCATGTTGCTTGA
- the mraY gene encoding phospho-N-acetylmuramoyl-pentapeptide-transferase — translation MLLELTRWLEQLQSLFGLFSYLTFRGILSALTALALSLWWGPAVIRKLGQLKGGQPIRKDGPQSHFSKAGTPTMGGALILFTVMASVLLWGDLRNKYVWIVLLVMLAFGAIGWYDDWIKIVKRDPNGLKSRWKYLLQSIFGLAAGLYLWLYADVPAATTFYVPLFKSVALPLAGIGFVAIAYFWIVGFSNAVNLTDGLDGLAIMPTVLVACALGIFAYASGHAEFSKYLQIPAVPGAGELVIICAAIAGAGLGFLWFNTYPAMVFMGDIGALALGAVLGTIAIIVRQELVLVIMGGIFVIETLSVMIQVASFKLTGKRVFRMAPIHHHFELKGWPEPRVIVRFWIISVVLVLVGLATLKVR, via the coding sequence ATGTTGCTTGAACTGACTCGATGGCTGGAACAGCTGCAAAGCCTGTTCGGCCTGTTTAGCTACCTGACCTTCCGCGGCATCCTCAGCGCGCTGACCGCGCTGGCGCTGTCGCTGTGGTGGGGCCCGGCGGTGATCCGCAAGCTCGGCCAGCTCAAGGGCGGCCAGCCGATCCGCAAGGACGGCCCGCAGTCGCATTTCTCCAAGGCCGGCACGCCGACCATGGGCGGCGCGCTGATCCTGTTCACGGTGATGGCCTCGGTGCTGCTGTGGGGCGACCTGCGCAATAAGTACGTGTGGATCGTGCTGCTGGTGATGCTGGCGTTCGGCGCGATCGGCTGGTACGACGACTGGATCAAGATCGTCAAGCGCGATCCCAACGGCCTGAAGTCGCGCTGGAAGTACCTGCTGCAGTCGATCTTCGGCCTGGCCGCCGGTCTGTACCTGTGGCTGTACGCCGACGTGCCGGCGGCGACGACCTTCTACGTGCCGCTGTTCAAGTCGGTGGCGTTGCCGCTGGCCGGCATCGGCTTCGTCGCCATCGCCTACTTCTGGATCGTCGGCTTCTCCAACGCGGTCAACCTGACCGACGGCCTGGACGGCCTGGCGATCATGCCGACCGTGCTGGTCGCTTGCGCCCTGGGCATCTTCGCCTATGCCTCCGGCCACGCCGAATTCTCCAAGTACCTGCAGATTCCGGCGGTGCCGGGCGCGGGCGAACTGGTGATCATCTGCGCGGCGATCGCCGGCGCGGGCCTGGGGTTCCTCTGGTTCAACACCTATCCGGCGATGGTGTTCATGGGCGACATCGGCGCGCTGGCGCTGGGCGCGGTGCTCGGCACCATCGCCATCATCGTCCGCCAGGAACTGGTGCTGGTGATCATGGGCGGCATCTTCGTCATCGAAACCCTGTCGGTGATGATCCAGGTCGCCTCGTTCAAGCTGACCGGCAAGCGCGTGTTCCGCATGGCGCCGATCCATCACCACTTCGAACTCAAGGGCTGGCCGGAGCCGCGCGTGATCGTGCGCTTCTGGATCATCTCGGTGGTGCTGGTCCTGGTCGGCCTGGCCACGCTCAAGGTGCGCTGA
- the ftsW gene encoding putative lipid II flippase FtsW, producing MENAARQATRLDAIHGRYDPWLMAVSVVLACVGVIMVGSASLGVASTHEVEPLYFLNRHLVFLGVGLVLGVWLMRTELKTIERHNQWLLLVCVVLLLLVFVPVIGRQVNGAKRWINVGPVGFQAVEAVKLLYIVWLASYLKRFSEDISATWGAMLKPIGVAAVLVGLLLMQPDFGSSSLLLAITAGMLVLGGVNMPRMFGPVLVGLPVLAIIAIAEPYRVTRLTSFLNPWVDPFGTGYQLTNALMAVGRGEWTGVGLGASVQKLSYLPEAHTDFIMAVIAEEFGFVGVCAVVGLYTVLTGRALWIGLKCVEMRRHFSGYVAFGIALWMGLQSFVSIGVNLGLLPTKGLTLPMISSGGSSVLMSCAALGVLLRVSYELDRAQRQVARLRGEAAQAPAVPASAAPAAVSRGTSRLQQRVEPSLGRSA from the coding sequence ATGGAAAACGCCGCACGCCAGGCAACGCGACTGGACGCCATCCACGGGCGCTACGACCCGTGGCTGATGGCCGTGTCCGTCGTGCTGGCCTGCGTCGGCGTGATCATGGTCGGCTCGGCCTCGCTCGGCGTGGCCTCGACCCACGAGGTCGAACCGTTGTACTTCCTCAACCGCCACCTGGTGTTCCTCGGCGTCGGCCTGGTGCTGGGCGTGTGGCTGATGCGCACCGAGCTGAAGACCATCGAACGCCACAACCAGTGGCTGTTGCTGGTCTGCGTGGTGCTGTTGTTGCTGGTGTTCGTGCCGGTGATCGGCCGTCAGGTCAACGGCGCCAAGCGCTGGATCAACGTCGGCCCGGTCGGTTTCCAGGCGGTGGAGGCGGTGAAGCTGCTCTACATCGTCTGGCTGGCGAGCTACCTCAAGCGCTTCAGCGAAGACATCTCGGCCACCTGGGGCGCGATGCTCAAGCCGATCGGCGTGGCCGCGGTGTTGGTGGGCCTGCTGCTGATGCAGCCGGACTTCGGCTCCTCCTCGCTGCTGCTGGCGATCACCGCCGGCATGCTGGTGCTGGGCGGGGTCAACATGCCGCGCATGTTCGGTCCGGTGCTGGTCGGCCTGCCGGTGCTGGCGATCATCGCCATCGCCGAGCCGTACCGAGTGACCCGCCTGACCTCGTTCCTCAATCCGTGGGTCGACCCGTTCGGCACCGGCTATCAGCTGACCAATGCGCTGATGGCGGTCGGTCGCGGCGAATGGACCGGAGTCGGCCTGGGCGCGTCGGTGCAGAAGCTGTCCTATCTGCCGGAAGCGCACACCGACTTCATCATGGCGGTGATCGCCGAAGAGTTCGGCTTCGTCGGCGTATGCGCGGTGGTCGGTCTGTACACCGTGCTGACCGGCCGCGCGCTGTGGATCGGTCTGAAGTGCGTGGAGATGCGGCGCCATTTCTCCGGTTACGTCGCCTTCGGCATCGCCCTGTGGATGGGCTTGCAGAGCTTCGTTTCGATCGGGGTGAACCTGGGCCTGCTGCCGACCAAGGGATTGACCTTGCCGATGATTTCTTCCGGCGGCTCCAGCGTGCTGATGAGCTGCGCCGCGCTCGGCGTGCTGCTGCGGGTGTCCTACGAACTCGATCGAGCCCAGCGCCAGGTCGCGCGCTTGCGCGGCGAAGCGGCGCAGGCGCCGGCCGTGCCGGCCAGCGCCGCGCCGGCGGCGGTCAGCCGCGGCACCAGCCGCCTGCAACAGCGGGTCGAACCCTCGCTCGGGAGGTCGGCATGA
- the murG gene encoding undecaprenyldiphospho-muramoylpentapeptide beta-N-acetylglucosaminyltransferase, translated as MNDRPVMILAGGTGGHIFPGLAVAKALRVRGVPVTWLGADGGMETRLVPQHGIDIDTIAISAVRGKGLATLLRAPSRLAASVLAARAVLRLRQPRAVISFGGYAAGPGGLAARLAGLPLIVHEQNRAPGMTNRVLSRLAQRVLTGFPDTFSGGREEVVGNPVRSEIASIAAPAQRLADRSGPLRLLVLGGSQGARALNRAVPAAIAGLRGRVPCEVRHQCGEKLLADAQEAYAKAGVIASLEPFIADMAAAYAWADLVVCRSGALTLAELCAAGVGSVLVPFPQAVDDHQTKNARYLVDRGAAQLLPQSGDDLGARLSATIEILAERGVLLQMAEAAHHIARPDAAERVADAVLEVAP; from the coding sequence ATGAACGACCGCCCGGTCATGATTCTCGCCGGCGGCACCGGCGGCCACATCTTCCCCGGCCTGGCCGTGGCCAAGGCGCTGCGCGTGCGCGGCGTGCCGGTGACCTGGCTCGGCGCCGACGGCGGCATGGAAACCCGGCTGGTGCCGCAGCACGGCATCGACATCGACACCATCGCGATCAGCGCCGTGCGCGGCAAGGGGCTGGCGACGCTGCTGCGCGCGCCCTCGCGCCTGGCCGCCTCGGTGCTGGCGGCGCGCGCGGTGCTGCGCCTGCGCCAGCCGCGCGCGGTGATCAGCTTCGGCGGCTACGCGGCCGGTCCCGGCGGCCTGGCCGCGCGCCTGGCCGGGCTGCCGCTGATCGTGCACGAACAGAACCGCGCTCCGGGCATGACCAACCGGGTGCTGTCGCGTCTGGCGCAGCGCGTGTTGACCGGTTTCCCGGATACGTTCTCCGGCGGCCGCGAAGAAGTGGTCGGCAACCCGGTGCGCAGCGAGATCGCGTCCATCGCCGCGCCGGCGCAACGCCTGGCCGACCGCAGCGGTCCGCTGCGCCTGCTGGTGCTCGGCGGCAGCCAGGGCGCGCGCGCGCTCAATCGCGCCGTGCCCGCAGCGATCGCCGGCCTGCGCGGGCGCGTGCCCTGCGAAGTGCGGCATCAGTGCGGCGAGAAGCTGCTGGCCGACGCGCAGGAGGCCTATGCCAAGGCCGGCGTGATCGCCTCGCTGGAGCCGTTCATCGCCGACATGGCCGCCGCCTATGCCTGGGCCGACCTGGTCGTGTGCCGCTCCGGCGCGCTGACCCTGGCCGAACTGTGCGCGGCCGGCGTCGGCAGCGTATTGGTGCCGTTCCCGCAGGCGGTCGACGACCACCAGACCAAGAACGCGCGCTACCTGGTCGACCGCGGCGCCGCGCAGCTGTTGCCGCAGAGCGGCGACGACCTCGGCGCGCGCCTGTCGGCGACCATCGAAATCCTGGCCGAACGCGGCGTGCTGCTGCAGATGGCCGAGGCCGCCCACCACATCGCCAGGCCCGATGCGGCGGAGCGGGTGGCCGATGCGGTGTTGGAGGTGGCGCCGTGA
- the murC gene encoding UDP-N-acetylmuramate--L-alanine ligase, translating into MSTALRRRLQHTGDLAKAFPRVHFVGIGGTGMSGIAEVMCTLGYQVSGSDMADNAVTRRLAAMGANVHRGHAAANVLGADCVVVSSAIKRDNPELMEARAQRIPVVPRAEMLAELMRFRRGIAVAGTHGKTTTTSLTASVLAEGGIDPTFVIGGKLLAAGANAGLGGGQWLVAEADESDGSFLRLNPQIAIVTNIDADHLENYGGDFAKVQAAFEEFLHRLPFYGLAVLCIDDANVARLAAETPRHVMTYGFSEEADVRAEDVSQQGGAMRFTLCLPDASRTAVTLALPGRHNVLNALAAASVAWQLGVTSDAIARALEKFAGIGRRFNLLAQLQTEKGATVQLVDDYGHHPKELEAVFAAARGGWPDKRLVVAFQPHRYSRTRDLFDDFAAVLSSVDALVLTEVYPAGEAPIAGADAKSLARAIRARGRIDPVVVGGAADLAGVLPDVLNDGDLLLLMGAGDIGAAAQQLASNGFQGEPK; encoded by the coding sequence ATGAGCACCGCCCTCCGCCGCCGCCTGCAACACACCGGCGACCTGGCCAAGGCGTTTCCGCGCGTGCATTTCGTCGGCATCGGCGGCACCGGCATGAGCGGCATCGCCGAAGTCATGTGCACGCTGGGTTATCAGGTGTCGGGTTCGGACATGGCCGACAACGCGGTGACCCGCCGGTTGGCGGCGATGGGCGCGAACGTGCATCGCGGCCATGCCGCGGCCAACGTGCTCGGCGCCGACTGCGTAGTGGTGTCCAGCGCGATCAAGCGCGACAACCCCGAACTGATGGAAGCGCGCGCGCAGCGCATTCCGGTGGTGCCGCGCGCGGAGATGCTGGCCGAGCTGATGCGCTTCCGCCGCGGCATCGCGGTGGCCGGCACCCACGGCAAGACCACCACCACCTCGCTGACCGCCAGCGTGCTAGCCGAGGGCGGGATCGACCCGACCTTCGTGATCGGCGGCAAATTGCTCGCCGCCGGCGCCAACGCCGGTCTCGGCGGCGGCCAATGGCTGGTCGCCGAAGCCGACGAGAGCGACGGCAGCTTCCTGCGCCTGAATCCGCAGATCGCCATCGTCACCAACATCGACGCCGATCACCTGGAGAACTACGGCGGCGACTTCGCCAAGGTCCAGGCGGCGTTCGAGGAATTCCTGCACCGGCTGCCTTTCTACGGCCTGGCGGTGCTGTGCATCGACGATGCCAACGTCGCCCGGCTCGCCGCCGAGACCCCGCGTCATGTCATGACCTACGGTTTCAGCGAAGAAGCCGACGTGCGCGCCGAGGACGTCAGCCAGCAGGGCGGAGCGATGCGTTTCACTCTGTGCCTGCCCGACGCCAGCCGCACCGCGGTGACCCTGGCCCTGCCGGGCCGGCACAACGTGCTCAACGCGTTGGCCGCCGCCTCGGTGGCCTGGCAGCTCGGCGTGACCAGCGACGCGATCGCGCGCGCGCTGGAGAAGTTCGCCGGCATCGGCCGCCGCTTCAATCTGTTGGCCCAGCTCCAGACCGAGAAGGGCGCGACCGTGCAGCTGGTCGACGACTACGGCCATCACCCCAAGGAGTTGGAGGCGGTGTTCGCCGCGGCGCGCGGCGGCTGGCCGGACAAGCGCCTGGTGGTCGCGTTCCAGCCGCACCGTTACAGCCGCACCCGCGACCTGTTCGACGACTTCGCCGCGGTGCTGTCCTCGGTCGACGCGTTGGTGTTGACCGAGGTCTACCCGGCCGGCGAGGCGCCGATCGCCGGTGCCGACGCCAAGTCGCTGGCGCGCGCGATCCGCGCCCGCGGGCGCATCGACCCGGTGGTGGTCGGCGGCGCCGCGGATCTGGCCGGCGTGCTGCCGGACGTTTTGAACGACGGCGACCTGCTGTTGCTGATGGGCGCCGGCGACATCGGCGCCGCTGCGCAACAACTGGCGTCCAATGGCTTCCAGGGAGAACCGAAGTGA
- a CDS encoding D-alanine--D-alanine ligase — MSLQFAPLRVTDPAVFGRVAVLMGGTSAEREVSLDSGRGVLEALRSRGVDAFAVDGIPALIEAIRGDGVDRVFNILHGNKGGGEDGVLQGVLEALGVPYTGSDVLGSALAMDKIRTKQVWMGAGLPTPRYKRIAKGDDVHAAAREIGLPVIIKPSCEGSSVGVSRVLKDADIDEAVALAARYPGEMLMEQMVIGDELTVAVLINGDGYTALPSIRIVPKGEWYDYHAKYIAEDTQYLCPGLDGAAEDEIRRLAMEAFVAAGCKGWGRVDVMRDRNSGQLYLIEVNTAPGMTSHSLVPKAARQVGIEYDELCWRVLEATVQGGAAA; from the coding sequence GTGAGTCTGCAGTTCGCACCGCTGCGCGTGACCGACCCGGCCGTGTTCGGCCGCGTCGCCGTGCTCATGGGCGGCACCAGCGCCGAGCGCGAAGTGTCGCTGGATTCCGGCCGCGGCGTGCTCGAAGCGCTGCGCTCGCGCGGGGTCGACGCGTTCGCGGTCGACGGCATTCCGGCGCTGATCGAGGCGATCCGCGGCGACGGCGTCGACCGGGTGTTCAACATCCTGCACGGCAACAAAGGCGGCGGCGAAGACGGCGTGCTGCAAGGCGTGCTGGAAGCCTTGGGCGTGCCGTATACCGGTTCGGACGTGCTCGGTTCGGCGCTGGCGATGGACAAGATCCGCACTAAGCAAGTGTGGATGGGCGCCGGCCTGCCGACCCCGCGCTACAAGCGCATCGCCAAGGGCGACGACGTCCACGCCGCAGCCCGCGAGATCGGCCTGCCGGTGATCATCAAGCCGTCTTGCGAGGGTTCCAGCGTCGGCGTGTCGCGCGTGCTCAAGGACGCCGACATCGATGAGGCGGTCGCGCTGGCCGCGCGCTATCCCGGCGAGATGCTGATGGAGCAGATGGTGATCGGCGACGAGCTGACCGTGGCCGTGCTGATCAACGGCGACGGCTACACCGCGCTGCCGTCGATCCGGATCGTGCCCAAGGGCGAGTGGTACGACTACCACGCCAAGTACATCGCCGAGGACACCCAATACCTGTGCCCGGGCCTGGACGGCGCGGCCGAGGACGAAATCCGCCGCTTGGCGATGGAGGCCTTCGTCGCCGCCGGCTGCAAGGGCTGGGGCCGGGTCGACGTGATGCGCGACCGCAATAGCGGCCAGCTGTATCTGATCGAGGTCAACACCGCGCCGGGCATGACCAGCCACTCGCTGGTGCCGAAGGCGGCGCGCCAGGTCGGGATCGAGTACGACGAGCTGTGCTGGCGCGTGCTCGAGGCGACCGTGCAAGGAGGTGCCGCGGCGTGA